One window of the Archangium primigenium genome contains the following:
- a CDS encoding class I SAM-dependent methyltransferase: MDHEQDAEQIIALYHEGADVWDSQRQRAFIERHWLERLVRLIPARGEILDIGCGAGVPIAEYFLRQRFRVTGIDASEAMIARCRQRFPRARWQVVDMRALALQRTFHGLIAWDSFFHLTREHQRAMFPRFARHAEPGAALLFTSGPGDGEVMGTFLERPLYHASLDHAEYRQLLAANGFQVRMQVTEDASCGGHTVWLAQRASP, encoded by the coding sequence ATGGACCACGAGCAGGACGCCGAGCAGATCATCGCGCTCTACCATGAAGGCGCCGACGTCTGGGACAGCCAGCGCCAACGTGCTTTCATCGAGCGGCACTGGCTGGAGCGCCTGGTGCGTCTGATTCCCGCGCGGGGAGAGATTCTGGATATCGGCTGTGGTGCGGGTGTGCCGATCGCCGAATACTTCTTGCGGCAGCGGTTTCGCGTCACCGGCATCGACGCGTCCGAAGCGATGATCGCCCGCTGCCGCCAGCGTTTCCCGCGGGCGCGATGGCAGGTCGTGGACATGCGCGCGTTGGCGTTGCAGCGCACGTTTCACGGCTTGATCGCCTGGGACAGTTTCTTCCACCTGACGCGCGAGCATCAGCGCGCGATGTTTCCGCGCTTCGCCCGACACGCCGAGCCGGGCGCTGCGTTGCTGTTCACCAGCGGCCCCGGTGACGGTGAAGTGATGGGCACCTTTCTCGAGCGACCGCTCTATCACGCCAGCCTCGACCACGCGGAGTACCGTCAACTGCTGGCCGCCAATGGTTTTCAGGTGCGGATGCAGGTCACCGAAGATGCCAGCTGCGGCGGGCATACGGTCTGGCTGGCACAACGGGCGAGCCCGTAG